A stretch of Paenibacillus mucilaginosus 3016 DNA encodes these proteins:
- a CDS encoding type I polyketide synthase encodes MDNRMPLEPIAIIGVGCRFPGGAHSPELYWKLLTEGRDAVTEVPADRWSIHSYYDPERSKQAKTVTKWGGFLDRIDEFDAGFFGMSPREAAFLDPQQRLLLEVALEALEDGGQPLERMAGSRTGVYIGGFTLDYKLLQFQESNRHLVDSHTATGSMMTLLSNRLSYMFDLRGPSVSVDTACSSSLVAVHLACQSLWNGESEMALAGGVNVMIKPEYTIAESKAGMLSPDGRSKAFDASANGYVRGEGAGIVVLKPLARALADGDPVYACIRGTAVNQDGHSSGLTVPRGEAQEALLLEAYAKAGITPDQIQYVEAHGTGTPVGDPIEANALGRILSRGRDAASPCYIGSVKTNFGHTEAAAGIAGLIKTALSLKHRLIPPHLHLQQPNPQIRFGEHLLQVPEAVTPWPSAGGQAGQALAGVNSFGFGGTNAHVVLEEAPAIARRAGSDEDGDGAGKSYLFPVSAQSKEALAALAAAYAERIAEFRSSAQPPSLHDWCYTASLRRSHHRFRLSAAAGSWSELGDQLAAAAQGEPAAGLHVGADHVPASEPVFVFTGMGPQWWAMGQQLYREDGIFREAADRCDEAFRKASGWSILEAMLKPQEESRMEETEIAQPANFVLQVALAALLEARGIRPKAIVGHSAGEAAAAYVSGALSLDDAALLIYHRSRLQQMTTGQGRLAAVGLSLEEAAPRLAGLEDRVSFAAVNSPGSVTLVGEPQALEKIVSAIEAEGVFSRYLRGKVPYHSHYMDPLREELLTSLSGLAPRDEHIPLYSTVTGAQISGRELGAAYWWHNVRETVRFADAAAALIEEGHTTFIEIGPHPVLSSSLQECLSRLGRTGTTAASLRRGEEETRCVLEALGALYTAGATVDWSSMYPFGGDPVSLPMYPWQRERHWQESPEAEAERLGCECHPLLGRRLSSPQPTWEKELNLSQLSFLRDHEIQSTVVYPGAAYVEMGMAAAREIYGGSGSGLCGEVRFRKALFIPGGVNVWLRLVFDPEDAVFRIYSTSRMDRQEWTLHATGRFISQVGQAPKAQNLSDLQERCTTEIDRERCYSHFRKLGLEYGPAFRGIRKLLQGADEALGQVEIPEEVLPECDRYSIHPAVLDVGFQVLAAALPFSEEENAASVYMPTGVKQGTLYRSVNQRMWIHARITESTPQVLYGDIQFLDEDGNVLMEILRCEARSLQEDSAQKWVKPQSFYEMKWSPSERGEDVPAREWPQGTNAWLVLADGNGLGDALSAQLGGLGLTAVMLRPGDGFEKSSVSEYRIDPRNPEHYEALLQQTLADGVRFQGMLHLWNLDAVVTEEAGPDTLLQSEITGCHSAVYLIQALSKGLSKTAPKLWIVTRGAQAVGDSAEGLQIAQAPVWGLGKIIGHQEHAEFWGGMVDLDPLSLDPKKDAELLWNQVRHADREDQTAFRDGKRHTVRLTLCSSHALPVPPAMRQDGAYLITGGLGGLGLVTAKWMAQRGARHLILMGRQGLPPRTQWAGTDKNSPAGQRIAAVREIELLGASVYTAAVDVTDGDSLASWIAGYEAEQRPPIRGVLHTAGVARPKLLLHMTGEEFSDVMRPKAAGAWNLHRQFEGHALDFFILYSSIASVVVSTGQSNYSAGNAFMDALAHYRQSLGLPALSINWGPWGDVGLATQLDLLEYFVKRGFYPMTLEQGLDALGYLMGCPYTQSTVIGADWPTVADFNYPLGQAPLMLQDVIARSGSGEERDEADRQDAFLTEILALEKGERKEHLESYLLDLTASILRIHRSKLATDQSMSYWGLDSMMAIELKGRIDSRLQISLTIVELLKGPSISELADLILELLEDGNHALGTEEQQIMQELEKLSTEELTAMLQEVSAGGDPR; translated from the coding sequence ATGGACAACCGTATGCCGTTAGAGCCAATCGCCATCATCGGGGTCGGATGCCGGTTCCCCGGCGGAGCCCATTCTCCCGAACTGTATTGGAAGCTTCTCACTGAAGGCAGGGACGCCGTTACGGAAGTGCCGGCGGACCGCTGGAGTATTCACTCCTACTATGACCCGGAGCGCTCCAAACAAGCCAAAACCGTAACGAAGTGGGGCGGCTTCCTGGATCGGATCGACGAATTCGATGCCGGTTTCTTCGGCATGTCGCCGCGGGAGGCGGCCTTCCTCGATCCCCAGCAGCGCCTGCTGCTCGAAGTGGCCCTGGAAGCGCTCGAGGATGGGGGCCAGCCGCTGGAGCGGATGGCGGGAAGCCGGACGGGGGTGTACATCGGCGGATTCACCCTGGACTACAAACTGCTTCAATTCCAGGAGAGCAACCGTCATTTGGTCGATTCCCATACCGCTACAGGCTCGATGATGACCCTTCTGTCCAACCGCCTCTCCTATATGTTCGATCTGCGGGGGCCGAGCGTATCGGTCGACACCGCCTGCTCCTCGTCGCTCGTGGCCGTCCACCTGGCCTGCCAAAGCCTGTGGAACGGGGAAAGCGAGATGGCCCTGGCCGGCGGCGTCAACGTGATGATCAAGCCCGAGTATACGATTGCCGAGTCGAAGGCCGGCATGCTGTCCCCCGACGGCCGTTCCAAGGCGTTCGACGCGTCGGCTAACGGCTATGTGCGCGGGGAGGGCGCCGGAATCGTCGTCCTGAAACCGCTGGCCCGCGCGCTTGCGGACGGTGACCCGGTATATGCCTGCATCCGCGGTACGGCGGTCAACCAAGACGGCCACTCCAGCGGGCTGACCGTTCCCCGGGGAGAAGCCCAGGAGGCGCTTCTCCTTGAAGCTTATGCCAAGGCCGGGATCACACCCGACCAGATTCAATACGTGGAAGCTCACGGCACAGGCACACCGGTCGGCGATCCGATCGAAGCCAATGCGCTCGGCCGGATCCTCTCCCGAGGACGGGATGCCGCATCACCGTGCTACATCGGCTCGGTAAAAACGAACTTCGGCCATACCGAAGCGGCGGCCGGCATCGCCGGGCTGATCAAAACGGCGCTGTCGCTCAAGCACCGCCTGATTCCGCCGCACCTGCATCTGCAGCAGCCGAACCCGCAGATTCGGTTCGGGGAACACCTTCTCCAGGTTCCTGAAGCCGTAACCCCTTGGCCTTCGGCCGGGGGACAGGCTGGACAGGCACTCGCCGGAGTGAATTCATTCGGCTTCGGAGGCACGAACGCCCATGTCGTGCTCGAAGAGGCGCCGGCCATTGCGAGACGGGCAGGCAGCGACGAAGACGGTGACGGCGCCGGGAAAAGCTATCTTTTCCCTGTCAGCGCACAGAGCAAAGAAGCATTGGCTGCCCTGGCCGCTGCTTATGCGGAGCGGATTGCCGAGTTCCGCAGCTCCGCCCAACCGCCTTCGCTTCACGATTGGTGCTATACGGCGAGCCTTCGGCGGAGCCATCACCGGTTCCGACTCAGCGCGGCTGCCGGCTCATGGTCGGAGCTTGGAGATCAGCTTGCTGCCGCAGCACAGGGAGAGCCTGCCGCAGGACTGCATGTCGGTGCGGACCATGTCCCGGCCTCAGAGCCCGTCTTCGTCTTCACGGGAATGGGCCCGCAGTGGTGGGCGATGGGGCAGCAGCTCTACCGGGAAGACGGCATCTTCCGTGAGGCCGCCGACCGGTGCGACGAGGCGTTCCGCAAAGCATCCGGCTGGTCCATACTCGAAGCCATGCTGAAGCCCCAAGAGGAGTCCCGCATGGAGGAGACCGAGATTGCCCAGCCGGCGAACTTTGTGCTGCAGGTTGCTTTGGCGGCGCTGCTGGAAGCAAGAGGCATCCGGCCCAAGGCGATTGTCGGCCACAGCGCGGGGGAAGCGGCTGCCGCGTATGTCAGCGGAGCGCTCAGCTTGGACGATGCGGCCCTGTTGATCTATCACCGCAGCCGGCTGCAGCAGATGACCACCGGGCAGGGAAGGCTGGCCGCGGTCGGATTGTCCCTCGAGGAAGCCGCACCGCGCCTCGCCGGGCTCGAAGACCGGGTATCCTTCGCGGCCGTGAACTCACCCGGCTCCGTCACGCTGGTCGGGGAGCCGCAGGCTCTGGAGAAGATCGTCTCCGCGATCGAAGCGGAAGGCGTCTTCAGCCGCTACCTGCGCGGCAAAGTGCCTTATCACAGCCATTACATGGATCCGCTGCGGGAAGAGCTGCTGACTTCGCTGTCCGGACTGGCCCCTCGCGACGAGCACATCCCTTTGTATTCGACCGTGACCGGGGCGCAGATCAGCGGGAGAGAGCTCGGGGCGGCGTATTGGTGGCATAATGTGCGGGAGACGGTGCGGTTCGCCGATGCGGCAGCCGCCCTCATTGAGGAAGGGCATACCACCTTCATCGAGATCGGCCCGCATCCGGTGCTCTCCTCGTCGCTGCAGGAATGTCTCAGCCGGCTGGGGCGGACGGGAACGACGGCCGCCTCCCTCCGCCGCGGAGAGGAGGAGACCCGCTGCGTGCTGGAAGCCCTTGGAGCGCTGTACACCGCAGGCGCCACCGTCGACTGGAGCAGCATGTATCCCTTCGGCGGGGATCCGGTCTCCCTCCCGATGTATCCATGGCAGCGTGAGCGTCATTGGCAGGAATCCCCCGAAGCCGAAGCGGAGCGGCTGGGCTGCGAGTGCCATCCGCTGCTGGGCCGCAGGCTCTCCTCACCGCAGCCCACTTGGGAAAAGGAACTGAACCTGAGTCAGCTCAGCTTCCTGCGCGATCATGAGATTCAGAGTACCGTCGTCTATCCGGGCGCCGCTTACGTGGAGATGGGCATGGCCGCCGCCCGCGAGATCTACGGCGGATCCGGCTCGGGACTGTGCGGGGAAGTGCGCTTCCGCAAAGCCCTGTTCATCCCGGGCGGGGTGAACGTCTGGCTCCGGCTGGTATTCGACCCGGAGGATGCCGTCTTCCGGATCTACAGCACCAGCCGGATGGACCGGCAGGAGTGGACGCTGCATGCGACCGGCAGGTTCATTTCCCAAGTGGGCCAGGCACCAAAGGCGCAGAACCTTTCTGATCTGCAGGAACGCTGCACCACAGAGATCGACCGGGAACGGTGCTACAGTCATTTCCGCAAGCTGGGCCTGGAGTACGGGCCTGCCTTCCGGGGAATCCGGAAGCTTCTTCAGGGGGCGGACGAAGCGCTGGGACAGGTTGAAATTCCGGAAGAGGTTCTCCCGGAATGCGACCGGTATTCGATCCATCCGGCTGTACTCGATGTCGGCTTCCAGGTCCTCGCGGCTGCGCTTCCGTTCAGCGAGGAAGAGAACGCAGCTTCCGTCTATATGCCTACGGGAGTAAAACAAGGCACTCTGTACCGCAGCGTAAACCAGCGGATGTGGATTCATGCCCGGATTACCGAGAGCACCCCCCAAGTGCTGTATGGGGATATCCAGTTCCTGGATGAGGACGGGAACGTGCTCATGGAAATTCTGCGCTGCGAAGCCCGGTCACTGCAGGAAGATTCCGCCCAAAAGTGGGTCAAGCCCCAGTCTTTCTATGAGATGAAATGGAGCCCGTCGGAGCGCGGGGAGGACGTGCCTGCCAGGGAGTGGCCGCAGGGGACGAATGCATGGCTGGTATTGGCAGACGGAAACGGTCTTGGCGACGCACTGTCAGCCCAACTGGGCGGCCTTGGCCTGACCGCTGTGATGCTGCGGCCGGGAGACGGGTTCGAGAAATCGTCGGTCTCGGAGTACCGGATCGACCCGCGGAACCCCGAGCACTATGAAGCCCTGCTTCAGCAAACGCTGGCCGACGGAGTCCGGTTCCAGGGGATGCTTCACCTGTGGAATCTGGATGCCGTCGTGACGGAGGAGGCGGGCCCGGACACGCTTCTGCAATCCGAGATCACCGGATGCCATTCGGCGGTGTACTTGATTCAGGCACTGTCCAAAGGTCTCTCCAAAACGGCTCCCAAGCTGTGGATCGTTACCCGGGGAGCCCAGGCCGTAGGCGATTCGGCGGAAGGGCTCCAGATCGCGCAGGCGCCCGTGTGGGGTCTCGGTAAAATCATCGGCCATCAGGAGCATGCCGAATTCTGGGGAGGGATGGTCGATCTCGATCCGCTGTCGCTTGACCCGAAGAAGGACGCAGAGCTCTTGTGGAACCAGGTCCGGCACGCCGACAGGGAGGACCAGACGGCTTTCCGCGATGGGAAGCGGCATACCGTCCGCCTCACGCTGTGCAGCAGCCACGCGCTGCCCGTCCCTCCGGCCATGCGGCAGGACGGCGCGTATTTGATCACGGGGGGACTGGGGGGGCTCGGCCTCGTCACCGCCAAGTGGATGGCCCAGCGCGGAGCGCGCCATCTGATTCTTATGGGGCGTCAGGGCCTGCCGCCCCGCACGCAGTGGGCAGGCACCGACAAGAATAGTCCGGCCGGCCAGCGCATTGCCGCTGTCCGCGAGATCGAGCTGCTGGGGGCTTCGGTCTATACGGCTGCCGTCGATGTGACGGACGGGGACTCCCTTGCTTCATGGATCGCCGGATATGAAGCGGAGCAGCGGCCTCCGATCCGGGGTGTTCTTCACACGGCGGGCGTCGCCAGACCGAAGCTGCTCCTGCATATGACCGGAGAAGAATTCAGTGATGTCATGCGGCCCAAGGCAGCGGGAGCCTGGAATTTGCACCGGCAGTTCGAGGGGCATGCCCTGGATTTCTTCATCTTGTATTCTTCCATTGCTTCCGTCGTCGTCTCTACCGGTCAGAGCAATTACTCTGCGGGCAATGCGTTCATGGACGCGCTGGCTCATTACCGCCAGTCGCTTGGCCTGCCTGCCCTCAGCATCAATTGGGGGCCATGGGGCGACGTGGGTCTGGCCACGCAGCTGGACCTCCTGGAGTATTTCGTCAAGCGCGGCTTCTATCCGATGACCCTGGAGCAGGGACTCGATGCGCTCGGCTATCTCATGGGCTGCCCGTACACGCAGTCTACCGTCATCGGAGCGGACTGGCCTACCGTAGCGGACTTCAACTATCCGCTCGGACAGGCGCCGTTAATGCTGCAGGACGTGATTGCCCGCAGCGGCAGCGGCGAGGAGAGGGATGAGGCGGATCGTCAGGATGCTTTTCTTACCGAGATCCTTGCCTTGGAGAAAGGGGAGCGGAAGGAGCACTTGGAGTCGTACCTGCTTGACCTCACGGCTTCCATTCTGAGAATCCACCGCTCGAAGCTCGCGACCGACCAGTCGATGTCCTACTGGGGGCTGGACTCCATGATGGCCATTGAACTGAAAGGACGGATCGACAGCCGGCTGCAGATTTCCCTGACGATCGTCGAGCTGCTCAAGGGTCCTTCCATCAGCGAGCTGGCCGACCTGATTCTGGAGCTGCTGGAGGACGGGAACCATGCGCTCGGCACTGAGGAGCAGCAGATCATGCAGGAGCTGGAGAAGCTGTCCACCGAGGAACTCACGGCGATGCTGCAGGAAGTTTCGGCAGGAGGCGATCCGCGGTGA
- a CDS encoding thioesterase II family protein, giving the protein MEAIFELGGTPREVLQHKEILSLFLPILREDYRISETYVYRERPPFPFDITVMYGTEDRTHLPNVPEWSRHTGGECRLKAYEGDHFFLNDSRHRTEMIVLINHTLRSVPAAGLAAGTGLRT; this is encoded by the coding sequence ATGGAGGCGATCTTCGAGCTGGGAGGCACGCCGCGGGAGGTGCTGCAGCATAAGGAGATCTTATCTTTGTTCCTGCCGATCCTGAGAGAGGATTACCGGATTTCCGAAACGTATGTCTACCGGGAACGTCCGCCCTTTCCATTCGATATCACCGTCATGTATGGAACGGAAGACAGAACGCATCTGCCGAACGTGCCGGAGTGGAGCAGGCATACTGGGGGCGAGTGCCGGCTGAAAGCTTACGAGGGAGATCACTTTTTCCTGAACGACAGCCGTCACCGGACTGAGATGATCGTTCTCATCAATCATACGCTGAGAAGCGTACCGGCTGCCGGGTTGGCGGCAGGAACGGGTCTTCGTACATAA
- a CDS encoding thioesterase II family protein, whose protein sequence is MKLFCIPYAGGSAAIYSRWRAELHPDIELVPLELPGRGSRIGEPLCRDIESLSRDAAARIRKEAGEAPFSVFGHSLGSLVAYEAAHLLLQDGGREPFHLFASGRGAVHLEPKRERLLSLSAGGSGVHGGDLRAGRHAAGGAAA, encoded by the coding sequence ATGAAATTATTTTGCATTCCTTATGCCGGCGGTTCAGCCGCAATCTACTCCCGCTGGAGGGCGGAGCTCCACCCGGACATCGAACTCGTGCCTCTGGAGCTGCCCGGACGGGGAAGCCGGATCGGGGAACCGCTGTGCCGGGACATCGAGTCACTGTCCCGCGATGCGGCCGCCCGGATCCGGAAGGAAGCGGGAGAAGCTCCCTTTTCTGTCTTCGGTCACAGTCTGGGCAGCCTGGTTGCTTATGAAGCCGCTCATCTGCTGCTGCAGGACGGGGGAAGAGAGCCCTTCCATCTCTTTGCGTCCGGACGGGGAGCTGTGCATCTGGAACCGAAGCGCGAACGTCTCCTTTCTTTATCCGCTGGGGGATCAGGAGTTCATGGAGGCGATCTTCGAGCTGGGAGGCACGCCGCGGGAGGTGCTGCAGCATAA